A genome region from Ligilactobacillus cholophilus includes the following:
- a CDS encoding Txe/YoeB family addiction module toxin: MKLNVEFTANAWGQMSEIIQTDKRMMKQVIKLIDDTMRNPFSGLGKPEPLRMDLQGFWSKRVDKKNRMVYRVTDKSIQIIVLKGHYK; this comes from the coding sequence ATGAAATTAAATGTGGAATTTACCGCTAATGCTTGGGGACAAATGTCTGAAATTATTCAAACAGATAAGAGAATGATGAAACAAGTCATTAAATTAATTGATGATACTATGAGAAATCCTTTTAGCGGGTTAGGGAAGCCTGAGCCATTAAGAATGGATTTACAAGGTTTCTGGTCAAAACGAGTTGATAAGAAAAATAGAATGGTATATCGAGTAACAGATAAATCAATTCAAATTATCGTACTTAAAGGTCATTATAAATAA
- a CDS encoding terminase small subunit: MKLTHKQQMFADEYLKSGNATDAYIKAGYKVKNSSARSNASRMLTNANIKSYIDKKLAEIESHKIADAKEIMEFYSSVLRGEAKETVVISTPFGMKKTEKEPDIKTRLSAGKELMKRYPADDPLTKQQLRKLNADAELLEMKVDALKGGKDAITQIIFSDDMKPDEDEERENNGNEA, from the coding sequence ATGAAGTTGACGCATAAGCAACAGATGTTTGCTGATGAGTATTTGAAAAGTGGAAATGCAACAGATGCATATATAAAAGCTGGCTATAAAGTAAAAAATTCATCTGCTAGATCGAATGCATCAAGAATGCTAACAAATGCTAACATTAAATCTTATATTGATAAGAAACTTGCTGAAATTGAGTCACATAAGATTGCAGATGCTAAAGAAATCATGGAATTCTACTCATCTGTTTTACGTGGTGAGGCGAAAGAAACAGTTGTTATTTCTACTCCATTTGGTATGAAAAAGACCGAAAAAGAACCAGATATAAAAACAAGGTTGTCAGCAGGAAAAGAATTAATGAAACGTTATCCTGCTGATGATCCATTAACAAAACAACAATTACGCAAATTAAATGCTGATGCAGAATTATTAGAAATGAAAGTAGATGCTTTAAAGGGTGGTAAAGATGCTATTACTCAAATTATATTTAGTGATGATATGAAACCTGATGAAGATGAGGAGCGTGAAAACAATGGAAATGAAGCTTAG